In Verrucomicrobiia bacterium, the genomic window AACTGGCCCAGCAAGGTGGGCAACAGGCTTACCGGCAACAGCGCGATTGAAGTGGCAAGGATCTGCCGGGCAGCCAATCGTCCCTGAGGGTCATTGGGCGGCAACATGAGCAGTCCCGCGCGCTCGTAATCCTCCCGATACATCCAGGCAATGGAGAGGAAGTGGGGAAACTGCCAGAAAAAGAGCAGAGCGTAAAGTATCCACGCCTCGAGATTCAGGTTGCCACGCGCCGCCGCCCATCCGATCAAGGGTGGCATCGCTCCCGGGAAGGCGCCGACCAGCGTGCAGTAGGAAGTTTTCCTCTTGAGCGGCGTGTAAAGCAGCAAATAACTCGCGAGCGTCAACAGCGCCAGGCAACTGGCCAAAATATTAACTGCCAGCGCGAGTTCGAGGCCGCCCGCAACAGAAAGACCTATTCCAAACCACAGCGCCTCTGAAGAGGAAAGTCTGCCCGCCGGGAGCGGCCGGTTGGCGGTTCGCCGCATGCGCGCATCGAATTCCCGCTCGACCCACTGGTTCAGCGTCGCCGTCCCACTTGCCACAAGGAGGGTGCCAACGAGGGTGTGAATCATGAGCGCATAGTTCATCGGTCCGCGCCAGGCAAGGTAAAAGCCCGCGAGGGTGCTGGCCACAACCAGAGAGTTGACCTCCGGCTTGGTGAGCGACCAGTAATCCGCCACCTTGCTGCGCCAGCCCACCAGCCGATGCTGAGCCAGTCGAGTAGCGGGCGGAACCACAACCGTACTTTCCAAACTCCTTCCCATATCCAATCCGTTAAACTGTAACTTTCTCCGGCACCGACCCTAAATTCAAAGCCGCTTCCGGGGCCGCGACGAGTCGGTAACTTTGGAAT contains:
- the cyoE gene encoding heme o synthase encodes the protein MESTVVVPPATRLAQHRLVGWRSKVADYWSLTKPEVNSLVVASTLAGFYLAWRGPMNYALMIHTLVGTLLVASGTATLNQWVEREFDARMRRTANRPLPAGRLSSSEALWFGIGLSVAGGLELALAVNILASCLALLTLASYLLLYTPLKRKTSYCTLVGAFPGAMPPLIGWAAARGNLNLEAWILYALLFFWQFPHFLSIAWMYREDYERAGLLMLPPNDPQGRLAARQILATSIALLPVSLLPTLLGQLGMIYFFGALPLGLAILYYGASTALVRSKVMARRLLLASVFYLPLVFGLMIVDKFLM